Proteins encoded by one window of Streptomyces sp. ALI-76-A:
- a CDS encoding FAD-dependent oxidoreductase, which produces MSMSRGKRGAERLVVVGGDAAGMSAASQARRLKGPDELEIVAFERSHFASYSACGIPYWVGGDVSGPDELIARTPEEHRARGIDLRMRTEVTQIDVAGARVRARALDSGAESWTPYDHLVIATGARPVRPDLPGVDAPGVHGVQTLDDGQALLDTLADTRGRRAVVVGAGYIGVEMAEALIKRGYEVTVVNRGREPMSTLDPDMGRLVHEAMEGLGITMVNDAEVTELLTGDDGRVRAVVTQDAEYPADVVVLGIGVRPDTALASAAGLPLGAHGGLSTDLAMRVRGHENIWAGGDCVEVLDLVSGQDRHIALGTHANKHGQIIGTNVGGGYATFPGVVGTAVSKVCDLEIARTGLREKDAHRVGLRFEAVTIESTSRAGYYPNASTMTVKMLAERRTGRLLGVQIVGREGAAKRVDVAAVALTAGMTVEQMTALDLGYAPPFSPVWDPVLVAARKAAKAVEQPD; this is translated from the coding sequence ATGAGCATGAGCCGTGGGAAGCGTGGGGCGGAGCGTCTGGTCGTGGTCGGCGGCGACGCCGCGGGAATGTCCGCGGCGTCGCAGGCGCGCCGGCTGAAGGGCCCCGACGAGCTGGAGATCGTGGCGTTCGAGCGGAGTCACTTCGCCTCGTACTCGGCCTGCGGCATCCCGTACTGGGTGGGCGGTGACGTCTCCGGACCGGACGAGCTGATCGCCCGTACGCCCGAGGAGCACCGGGCCCGCGGCATCGACCTGCGGATGCGCACCGAGGTCACGCAGATCGACGTGGCCGGGGCGCGGGTACGCGCGCGTGCGCTCGATTCCGGCGCCGAGTCCTGGACGCCGTACGACCACCTGGTGATCGCGACCGGTGCCCGCCCGGTCCGTCCGGACCTGCCGGGCGTCGACGCGCCCGGTGTGCACGGCGTGCAGACGCTCGACGACGGCCAGGCGCTCCTGGACACGCTGGCGGACACCCGGGGCCGCCGCGCGGTGGTGGTCGGCGCGGGCTACATCGGTGTCGAGATGGCCGAGGCGCTCATCAAACGCGGCTACGAGGTGACGGTCGTCAACCGGGGCAGGGAACCGATGTCGACGCTCGACCCGGACATGGGCCGGCTGGTGCACGAGGCCATGGAGGGCCTGGGCATCACCATGGTGAACGACGCCGAGGTGACCGAACTGCTCACCGGCGACGACGGCCGCGTGCGGGCGGTGGTCACCCAGGACGCCGAGTATCCGGCGGACGTGGTGGTGCTCGGCATCGGTGTACGCCCGGACACCGCGCTCGCGTCGGCGGCGGGGCTGCCCCTGGGCGCCCACGGCGGCCTGTCGACGGACCTGGCGATGCGGGTGCGCGGGCACGAGAACATCTGGGCCGGCGGTGACTGTGTGGAGGTCCTCGACCTGGTCTCCGGCCAGGACCGGCACATCGCCCTCGGTACGCACGCCAACAAGCACGGCCAGATCATCGGCACGAACGTCGGCGGCGGCTACGCCACCTTCCCTGGCGTGGTCGGCACGGCCGTCAGCAAGGTGTGCGACCTGGAGATCGCCCGCACGGGGCTGCGGGAGAAGGACGCCCACCGGGTCGGCCTGCGCTTCGAAGCCGTCACCATCGAGTCCACCAGCCGCGCGGGCTACTACCCGAACGCCTCCACCATGACGGTGAAGATGCTCGCCGAGCGCCGCACGGGGCGGCTGCTCGGCGTGCAGATCGTGGGCCGCGAGGGCGCGGCCAAGCGTGTCGACGTCGCCGCCGTGGCCCTGACGGCCGGGATGACGGTCGAGCAGATGACAGCCCTGGACCTGGGCTACGCGCCCCCGTTCTCCCCCGTGTGGGACCCGGTGCTGGTGGCCGCCAGGAAGGCCGCGAAAGCAGTGGAACAGCCGGACTGA
- the hemQ gene encoding hydrogen peroxide-dependent heme synthase — MSDDAPTTEPGRIPNKGKLAKDLNEVIRYTLWSVFKLKDVLPEDRAGYADEVQELFDQLAAKDVTIRGTYDVSGLRADADLMVWWHAETSDQLQEAYNLFRRTRLGRALTPVWSNMALHRPAEFNRSHVPAFLADETPRDYISVYPFVRSYDWYLLPDEDRRRMLADHGKMARGFPDVRANTVASFSLGDYEWILAFEADELYRIVDLMRHLRASEARMHVREEVPFYTGRRKSVAELVAGLA; from the coding sequence ATGAGTGACGACGCCCCCACCACCGAGCCCGGCAGGATCCCGAACAAGGGCAAGCTGGCCAAGGACCTGAACGAGGTCATCCGCTACACCCTCTGGTCGGTCTTCAAGCTGAAGGACGTCCTGCCCGAGGACCGCGCCGGGTACGCCGACGAGGTCCAGGAGCTGTTCGACCAGCTCGCCGCCAAGGACGTGACGATCCGCGGCACCTACGACGTGTCCGGTCTGCGCGCCGACGCCGACCTCATGGTCTGGTGGCACGCGGAGACCAGCGACCAGCTCCAGGAGGCGTACAACCTCTTCCGCCGCACCAGGCTGGGCCGCGCGCTCACGCCGGTGTGGTCGAACATGGCGCTGCACCGTCCCGCCGAGTTCAACCGCTCGCACGTCCCGGCGTTCCTCGCCGACGAGACGCCCCGCGACTACATCAGCGTCTACCCGTTCGTGCGCTCCTACGACTGGTACCTGCTGCCCGACGAGGACCGCCGCCGCATGCTCGCCGACCACGGCAAGATGGCCCGCGGCTTCCCGGACGTGCGCGCCAACACCGTCGCCTCGTTCTCCCTCGGCGACTACGAGTGGATCCTCGCCTTCGAGGCCGACGAGCTGTACCGCATCGTCGACCTCATGCGCCACCTGCGTGCCTCGGAGGCGCGGATGCACGTGCGCGAGGAGGTGCCCTTCTACACCGGGCGCCGCAAGTCCGTGGCCGAGCTGGTCGCGGGCCTGGCCTGA
- a CDS encoding TIGR04222 domain-containing membrane protein, with translation MFWVLLLLLAWAAAGTACTRLCLAAVHAAAVDADAGRRHDLTLYEAAFLSGGPRRVADLTLVSMARQRRLLLAHTGWATVVDPRGRDDMERSVIGAIGPEGQSPIAPVRAAAATADAVHGIADRLVSAGLAVPDGARAGVAAGVRQVRLAAVAVVALGAAALLTPAQSDMPRTLVALWFGLPLALILSCLAIARIEVHPYSRWASPAGQRLLGALNRRVGGDDRTDLTSVAVHGIRAVGEPDLRAAFAHSEPQYWRA, from the coding sequence ATGTTCTGGGTCCTTCTTCTGCTGCTGGCCTGGGCCGCCGCCGGCACGGCGTGTACGCGGCTGTGCCTGGCCGCCGTACACGCGGCGGCCGTCGACGCGGACGCGGGCCGAAGACACGATCTGACGCTGTACGAGGCCGCCTTCCTGTCCGGCGGCCCCCGCCGGGTCGCCGACCTGACCCTCGTCTCCATGGCGCGCCAGCGGCGGCTGCTGCTCGCGCACACCGGCTGGGCGACCGTCGTCGACCCGCGCGGACGGGACGACATGGAACGGTCGGTGATAGGCGCCATCGGGCCCGAGGGTCAGTCGCCCATCGCCCCGGTGCGGGCCGCCGCGGCCACCGCGGACGCCGTGCACGGCATCGCCGACCGGCTGGTCAGCGCGGGGCTCGCCGTCCCCGACGGCGCCCGCGCGGGGGTCGCCGCCGGGGTCCGCCAGGTGCGGCTGGCCGCGGTGGCCGTCGTCGCGCTGGGCGCGGCCGCGCTGCTGACGCCCGCTCAGTCGGACATGCCGCGCACGCTGGTCGCCCTGTGGTTCGGGCTTCCCCTCGCGCTCATCCTCAGTTGTCTCGCCATCGCGCGGATCGAGGTGCACCCGTACTCCCGCTGGGCCTCCCCGGCCGGTCAGCGGCTGCTCGGCGCGCTGAACCGGCGGGTCGGCGGGGACGACCGTACGGATCTCACGTCCGTGGCCGTCCACGGCATCCGCGCGGTCGGCGAACCGGACCTGCGCGCGGCCTTCGCCCACAGTGAGCCGCAGTACTGGCGGGCCTAG
- the hemG gene encoding protoporphyrinogen oxidase, producing MSATGAGRVVVVVGAGIAGLAAAHRLLERGADVTVLEASDRVGGKLLPGEIAGARVDLGAESMLARRPEAVALAREVGLGDLLRPPATATASLWTRGALRPMPKGHVMGVPGTAAALAGILSEEGLARIGRDAGLPRTEVGDDVAVGEYVAARLGREVVDRLVEPLLGGVYAGDAYRISMRSAVPQLFRAARTHDSLTEAVREIQAKAAADQRTGPVFMGIEGGVGTLPLAVAASVRARGGEILTGTPVTELRREPSGTWRVVAGDRVRSADAVVVAVPAPAAAALLRTEAPGAAAELDGVEYASMALVTLAYRRTDATLPEGSGFLVPPVDGRTIKASTFASRKWGWIADENPDLLVLRTSVGRHGETEILQREDAELVDVSRHDLREATGLDAVPVDTRVTRWTDGLPQYPVGHHARVARVRAHVGGLPGLAVCGAQYDGVGIPACVASAYAAADQIVGDLSAVRELTANPVHSLHGGAGE from the coding sequence ATGAGCGCAACGGGTGCGGGTCGGGTCGTCGTCGTCGTCGGAGCCGGGATCGCGGGGCTGGCCGCCGCCCACCGGCTGCTGGAGCGCGGGGCGGACGTGACGGTGCTGGAGGCCTCCGACCGCGTCGGCGGCAAGCTGCTGCCCGGCGAGATCGCGGGCGCCCGCGTCGACCTCGGTGCCGAGTCGATGCTCGCCCGCCGCCCCGAGGCCGTCGCCCTCGCCCGCGAGGTGGGCCTGGGCGACCTGCTCCGGCCGCCCGCCACCGCGACCGCCTCGCTGTGGACCCGCGGCGCCCTGCGCCCCATGCCCAAGGGCCATGTGATGGGCGTCCCCGGCACCGCCGCCGCCCTGGCCGGCATCCTGTCCGAGGAGGGCCTCGCCCGCATCGGACGCGACGCCGGCCTGCCCCGCACGGAGGTCGGGGACGACGTGGCGGTCGGGGAGTACGTGGCGGCGCGCCTGGGCCGCGAGGTCGTCGACCGCCTCGTCGAACCCCTGCTGGGCGGGGTCTACGCGGGCGACGCGTACCGCATCTCGATGCGCTCGGCCGTCCCGCAGCTCTTCCGGGCCGCGCGGACCCACGACTCGCTGACCGAGGCCGTCCGCGAGATCCAGGCCAAGGCCGCGGCCGACCAGCGGACCGGCCCGGTGTTCATGGGCATCGAGGGTGGTGTCGGCACCCTTCCGCTCGCGGTCGCCGCGTCGGTGCGGGCCCGCGGGGGCGAGATCCTGACCGGCACACCGGTGACGGAACTGCGCCGCGAGCCGTCCGGCACCTGGCGGGTGGTCGCCGGTGACCGTGTCCGGTCCGCCGACGCGGTCGTCGTCGCCGTCCCCGCCCCGGCCGCCGCCGCCCTCCTGCGCACCGAGGCCCCCGGGGCCGCCGCCGAACTCGACGGCGTCGAGTACGCCTCCATGGCCCTGGTCACCCTCGCCTACCGCCGCACCGACGCCACGCTCCCCGAGGGCAGCGGGTTCCTCGTGCCGCCCGTGGACGGACGCACCATCAAGGCGTCCACCTTCGCCTCCCGCAAGTGGGGCTGGATCGCCGACGAGAACCCGGACCTGCTGGTCCTGCGCACCTCCGTCGGACGGCACGGCGAGACGGAGATCCTCCAGCGCGAGGACGCCGAACTCGTCGACGTCTCGCGCCACGACCTCCGGGAGGCCACCGGACTCGACGCCGTCCCGGTCGACACCCGCGTCACCCGCTGGACCGACGGCCTGCCCCAGTACCCCGTCGGCCACCACGCGCGCGTGGCCCGCGTCCGCGCACACGTCGGCGGACTTCCGGGGCTGGCGGTCTGCGGCGCGCAGTACGACGGCGTCGGCATCCCGGCGTGCGTCGCGAGCGCGTACGCGGCGGCGGACCAGATCGTCGGCGACCTGAGCGCGGTGCGGGAGCTCACCGCCAACCCGGTGCACAGCCTGCACGGCGGAGCGGGAGAATGA
- a CDS encoding DUF4349 domain-containing protein has translation MRTRRSVRPGRALAGVLLAATVALTGCSGGLGGSDTDAGTTSDKAARGGAEAAPGGAADSGSGAGGARATAPPKAHTSHIIRTASLTVQVKDVPKALDEARTTTENAGGYVGDESTDRDGEGHERTRVVLRVPVDRYADVLADLQGAGKLLERKAKAQDVTDQVVDVDSRIRSQRASVARVRELMDQATRLSDVVTLEGELSRRESDLEALMAQQASLKDRTSLATITLSLSETPVKKAVPEDEDPGFVDALAGGWDAFVTMLRWLAVVIGAVLPFVAVAALIVLVWLRIVRPRLPRRPATAPATTALGPLPTARPAPDATRPREGGEQN, from the coding sequence ATGCGCACACGACGTTCCGTACGACCCGGCCGGGCGCTGGCCGGGGTTCTGCTGGCCGCGACCGTCGCACTGACGGGCTGTAGCGGCGGCCTCGGCGGCAGCGACACCGATGCCGGCACCACGTCCGACAAAGCCGCCAGGGGTGGCGCGGAAGCGGCCCCCGGGGGCGCCGCGGACAGCGGCAGCGGGGCGGGCGGCGCACGGGCGACCGCGCCGCCCAAGGCCCACACCAGCCACATCATCCGCACCGCTTCACTGACCGTGCAGGTCAAGGACGTGCCGAAGGCTCTCGACGAGGCCCGCACGACCACCGAGAACGCGGGCGGCTACGTCGGCGACGAGTCCACCGACCGGGACGGCGAGGGCCACGAGCGGACCCGGGTCGTGCTGCGGGTGCCCGTCGACCGGTACGCGGACGTGCTCGCCGACCTCCAGGGCGCGGGCAAGCTCCTCGAACGCAAGGCGAAGGCGCAGGACGTCACCGACCAGGTCGTCGACGTGGACAGCCGGATCAGGTCGCAGCGCGCCAGCGTGGCGCGGGTGCGTGAGCTGATGGACCAGGCGACCAGGCTGAGCGACGTGGTGACGCTGGAGGGGGAGCTGAGCCGGCGGGAGTCCGACCTGGAGGCGCTGATGGCCCAGCAGGCGTCCCTGAAGGACCGCACCAGCCTCGCCACGATCACCCTGTCCCTGTCCGAGACGCCGGTGAAGAAGGCGGTGCCCGAGGACGAGGACCCCGGGTTCGTGGACGCGCTCGCGGGCGGCTGGGACGCGTTCGTGACGATGCTGCGCTGGCTCGCCGTGGTGATCGGCGCGGTGCTCCCGTTCGTCGCGGTGGCCGCGCTGATCGTCCTGGTGTGGCTGCGGATCGTCCGGCCCCGGCTGCCGCGCCGGCCGGCCACCGCGCCCGCGACGACGGCGCTGGGCCCGCTGCCGACGGCCCGGCCGGCACCCGACGCCACGCGCCCGCGCGAGGGCGGCGAGCAGAACTGA